A DNA window from Ostrea edulis chromosome 5, xbOstEdul1.1, whole genome shotgun sequence contains the following coding sequences:
- the LOC125649537 gene encoding perlucin-like protein isoform X2 — MWSKVVYLTCFLSLGHGCPGGWLPHGQSCYHTSNEDESWIDAMKLCNVHGGYLAHIMDEEENRFIVSLLHQSQSNSFWIGGSDWTIEGTWVWEPLGIKFNYSNFADGRPNNYHGENCLSIRVGNQQWDDDDCDEQRRYVCEKSSQDEFLFG; from the exons ATGTGGAGCAAAGTTGTTTACCTTACTTGTTTTCTGTCTCTAG GTCACGGATGCCCTGGTGGATGGCTTCCCCACGGACAATCGTGCTACCATACTTCAAATGAGGATGAATCATGGATAGATGCAATG AAACTGTGTAATGTCCACGGAGGATACCTAGCTCATATCATGGACGAGGAGGAAAACAGATTCATTGTTTCCTTGTTACACCAATCACAAA GTAACTCTTTCTGGATAGGAGGATCCGATTGGACCATTGAAGGGACGTGGGTATGGGAACCACTAGGCATTAAGTTCAATTACAGCAATTTTGCTGATGGCAGACCAAACAACTACCACGGTGAAAACTGCCTGTCAATAAGAGTGGGTAACCAACAATGGGATGACGATGATTGTGATGAACAACGTAGATATGTCTGTGAGAAAag TTCTCAAGATGAATTTCTTTTTGGTTGA